One genomic segment of Halalkalicoccus tibetensis includes these proteins:
- a CDS encoding universal stress protein, with the protein MYDTILLPTDGSDNAELASDRAIAVADTFGATLHVLYVVERTRDDPETKGIEEKVSEELNRGREVVEGVEKRAANGEVETTTTVEPGVPRSTIADYAEEHGIDLIVIGSTGADDPTDKLLGTVSKFVVNEAPADVLTVRPDESLSGPD; encoded by the coding sequence ATGTACGACACGATACTCCTCCCGACGGACGGCAGCGATAACGCGGAACTGGCCTCGGACCGTGCGATCGCCGTCGCCGATACGTTCGGGGCGACGCTGCACGTCCTCTACGTTGTTGAACGGACTCGGGACGATCCGGAAACGAAGGGGATCGAGGAGAAGGTCTCGGAGGAGCTGAATCGGGGACGCGAAGTCGTCGAAGGGGTTGAGAAACGAGCCGCAAACGGGGAGGTCGAGACGACGACGACCGTCGAACCGGGCGTTCCCCGGTCGACGATCGCCGACTACGCCGAGGAGCACGGGATCGATCTGATCGTCATCGGCTCGACCGGGGCCGACGACCCGACGGACAAGCTGCTGGGAACGGTCTCGAAGTTCGTCGTCAACGAGGCGCCGGCGGACGTGCTGACCGTCCGCCCCGACGAGTCCCTCTCCGGGCCGGACTAA
- a CDS encoding cation:proton antiporter, with translation MVTQIALAADFAIIVVTATVIGFLAKQTGQPTIIAYILTGLLLGPVFLDVVTEEGLVELMAELGLGFLLFLLGIKMRLDDVKEILRPIVNIAVWQTILQTALAFAVAYVLGFTLVETGIIALATVFGATPIIVKILTDKDEITALPGKIDVGVLIVQDIYLVFVLAMLGAGQLDSASEAGITLATITALIGLIGVFSVASSRYLLPKLFREIADNKDVFFVVALAWAFLFISVSEALDLSVEVGAFLAGISLAQLPYSKELEERIGPITDFFILVFFASIGLRLAADDLLAYWVEAVVASVVLMVGNFWIMFYLIDREDFSVETSFLGSINMIQVSEFSLVVGALAIAQGYIGTEILGYLSLMALLTMSVSVYIINYNHAIYARVQPWFARFEGEGKGDVELPEYRDHAVAIGYDEITRSALPFLEEEFGHVVVIDRKTAHVEALEREGYDAIYGDFRHGEIRKAAGLKRADFVLSSTVQPEVNKALLAELPEETTVFVEANWIDDARELYDLGAHYVIMSTHLTAERISEYIELYVEDSASFREYVADDVERIRRHDEEEIDTYMTERLRRSERESEGVADE, from the coding sequence ATGGTCACGCAGATCGCGCTCGCGGCCGACTTCGCGATCATCGTCGTCACGGCGACGGTCATCGGCTTCCTGGCCAAGCAGACCGGCCAGCCGACCATCATCGCGTATATCCTGACGGGGCTGCTGCTGGGGCCCGTCTTCCTCGACGTCGTCACCGAGGAGGGGCTCGTCGAGCTCATGGCCGAGCTCGGCCTGGGCTTCCTCCTGTTCCTGCTGGGGATCAAGATGCGCCTCGACGACGTCAAGGAGATCCTGCGTCCGATCGTCAACATCGCGGTCTGGCAGACGATCCTCCAGACCGCGCTGGCCTTCGCGGTCGCCTACGTCCTCGGGTTCACCCTGGTCGAGACGGGCATCATCGCGCTCGCGACCGTCTTCGGCGCGACCCCGATCATCGTCAAGATCCTCACCGACAAGGACGAGATCACCGCGCTGCCGGGCAAGATCGACGTCGGGGTCCTGATCGTCCAGGACATCTACCTGGTGTTCGTCCTCGCGATGCTCGGCGCGGGCCAGCTCGACAGCGCCAGCGAGGCCGGCATCACCCTCGCGACGATCACCGCACTGATCGGCCTGATCGGCGTCTTCTCGGTCGCCTCCTCGCGCTACCTCCTGCCGAAGCTCTTCCGCGAGATCGCCGACAACAAGGACGTCTTCTTCGTCGTCGCGCTCGCGTGGGCCTTTCTCTTCATCAGCGTCTCCGAGGCGCTCGACCTCTCGGTCGAGGTCGGCGCCTTCCTCGCGGGGATCAGCCTCGCCCAGCTGCCCTACAGCAAGGAGCTGGAGGAGCGCATCGGCCCCATCACGGACTTCTTCATCCTCGTCTTCTTCGCCTCGATCGGGCTGCGCCTCGCCGCCGACGACCTGCTGGCCTACTGGGTCGAGGCCGTCGTCGCCTCGGTCGTGCTGATGGTCGGGAACTTCTGGATCATGTTCTACCTCATCGACCGCGAGGACTTCAGCGTCGAGACCTCCTTCCTCGGGAGCATCAACATGATCCAGGTCAGCGAGTTCTCGCTGGTCGTCGGCGCGCTCGCGATCGCCCAGGGCTACATCGGCACCGAGATCCTCGGCTATCTGAGCCTGATGGCGCTGCTGACGATGAGCGTCTCGGTCTACATCATCAACTACAATCACGCGATCTACGCCCGGGTCCAGCCCTGGTTCGCGCGCTTCGAGGGCGAGGGGAAGGGCGACGTCGAGCTGCCGGAGTACCGCGACCACGCCGTCGCGATCGGCTACGACGAGATCACCAGGAGCGCGCTGCCGTTCCTCGAGGAGGAGTTCGGCCACGTCGTCGTCATCGACAGGAAGACCGCCCACGTCGAGGCGCTCGAACGCGAGGGCTACGACGCGATCTACGGCGACTTCCGCCACGGCGAGATCCGCAAGGCCGCGGGATTGAAGCGTGCCGATTTCGTGTTGAGCTCGACCGTCCAGCCCGAGGTGAACAAGGCGCTGCTCGCGGAACTTCCCGAGGAGACGACGGTGTTCGTCGAGGCCAACTGGATCGACGACGCGCGCGAGCTCTACGATCTCGGCGCACACTACGTGATCATGAGCACGCATCTGACCGCCGAACGGATCAGCGAGTACATCGAGCTGTACGTCGAGGACAGCGCGTCGTTCCGCGAGTACGTCGCCGACGACGTCGAACGGATCCGGCGCCACGACGAGGAGGAGATAGACACCTACATGACCGAGCGACTGCGCCGGTCGGAACGCGAATCGGAGGGTGTCGCCGATGAGTGA
- a CDS encoding cation:proton antiporter — MSELLTALSVIFVVAGGLLLVANHYSLATVPFLILAGVIAGFFIDPPVLLELAQWGIAFLVFVFGVELDLGSMRTLARDAEITTTVQVGVVGALGFAAGLGLGFDATNALYFSVAAALSSTIVGAGLLQAEFRQNLVYGRLAHSVHFVQDLLAILLILVLSAETASADAVASSLGYGVVLLAAAYVINVYLFDHLSALAEGSQELLMITAISILIGFLALTELVGISIVVGAFAAGLAIKRDFTRNLGMLNGIESIKDFFVAVFFVSLGALVFLGTPDLTVLAAALVLVFLTAVVKPAVTFVAFLREGYDARTATLTSLSLDQTSEFALIMAIEAFIAGLIVPELFDAIILAAAVTMITASYTRRNDERLYGLLSRAGLPRASHRKTDQRSAVEPGLSDHVIVVGYGRQGRRLVETCERRGIDYLVVENDPTMFESLEGECRNYVFGDVMDRYTWEKAEADGASLIVSTVDQRRVSDRILSLETDADVILRSRTADEAGDLLDRGALYVNVPDLLAADRLLEHVAGVTEEPGYRERLRGKHLEELDAFEEAGFSSMSEDTDPRS; from the coding sequence ATGAGTGAGCTGCTGACCGCCCTCTCGGTGATCTTCGTCGTCGCCGGCGGACTGCTGCTCGTCGCGAACCACTACTCGCTCGCGACGGTCCCGTTCCTGATCCTCGCGGGGGTGATCGCCGGCTTCTTCATCGATCCTCCCGTCTTGCTCGAGCTCGCCCAGTGGGGGATCGCCTTCCTCGTGTTCGTCTTCGGCGTCGAGCTCGATCTGGGCTCGATGCGGACCCTCGCTCGCGATGCCGAGATCACGACGACGGTCCAGGTCGGCGTGGTCGGCGCGCTCGGGTTCGCCGCCGGGCTGGGGCTCGGCTTCGACGCGACCAACGCGCTGTACTTCAGCGTCGCCGCCGCGCTCTCCTCGACCATCGTCGGCGCCGGCCTGCTTCAGGCGGAGTTCCGGCAGAACCTCGTCTACGGCCGGCTGGCCCACTCGGTCCACTTCGTTCAGGACCTGCTCGCGATCCTTCTGATCCTCGTGCTGAGCGCCGAGACCGCGTCGGCGGACGCGGTCGCCTCGAGCCTCGGCTACGGCGTCGTCCTGCTGGCGGCCGCCTACGTCATCAACGTCTACCTGTTCGATCACCTCTCGGCACTCGCGGAGGGCTCCCAGGAGCTGCTGATGATCACCGCGATCTCGATCCTGATCGGCTTCCTCGCGCTCACCGAGCTGGTCGGGATCTCGATCGTCGTCGGCGCCTTCGCCGCCGGGCTCGCGATCAAGCGCGACTTCACGCGGAACCTGGGGATGCTCAACGGGATCGAATCGATCAAGGACTTCTTCGTCGCGGTGTTCTTCGTCTCGTTGGGCGCGCTCGTCTTCCTCGGGACGCCGGATCTGACCGTCCTCGCGGCCGCGCTCGTCCTCGTCTTCCTCACCGCGGTCGTCAAACCCGCCGTGACGTTCGTCGCGTTCCTCCGGGAGGGCTACGACGCCCGGACCGCGACCCTGACGAGCCTCAGCCTCGATCAGACCAGCGAGTTCGCGCTCATCATGGCGATCGAGGCGTTCATCGCGGGGTTGATCGTCCCCGAGCTGTTCGACGCGATCATCCTCGCGGCCGCGGTGACGATGATCACCGCCTCCTACACCCGACGCAACGACGAGCGCCTCTACGGGCTCCTGAGTCGGGCCGGGCTGCCGCGTGCGAGCCACCGCAAGACCGATCAGCGAAGCGCCGTCGAACCGGGGCTGTCGGATCACGTGATCGTCGTCGGCTACGGCCGGCAGGGTCGGCGGCTGGTCGAGACCTGCGAGCGTCGGGGGATCGACTACCTCGTCGTCGAGAACGACCCGACGATGTTCGAGTCCCTCGAGGGCGAGTGTCGCAACTACGTCTTCGGCGACGTGATGGACCGCTACACCTGGGAGAAGGCCGAGGCCGACGGGGCCTCGCTGATCGTCTCCACCGTCGACCAGCGCCGCGTCTCCGATCGGATCCTCTCGCTGGAGACTGATGCCGACGTGATCCTGCGCTCGCGGACCGCCGACGAGGCGGGCGACCTGCTCGACCGGGGCGCGCTCTACGTCAACGTTCCCGATCTACTCGCCGCCGACCGGCTGCTCGAGCACGTCGCCGGCGTCACCGAGGAGCCCGGCTACCGCGAGCGCCTTCGCGGGAAACATCTCGAGGAGCTCGACGCCTTCGAGGAGGCGGGGTTCTCCTCGATGAGCGAGGACACCGACCCGAGGTCGTGA
- a CDS encoding NAD-binding protein, with protein MEWGERWGLIGTHLTVALTGIVAVLSIVTGIANISAPAVGLLYELIDLPLVVHRTAGFTGAMTGFLMLLSAYGLRGRLRVAWWSTAVLLPMTAIQGLLQSSVLSIPLIVISALAMPNLLANRGHFDRELQLSNTQIAAGLALVGAQAYGTLGTYALREEFGEVETILDAFYFTLVTASTVGYGDATPLTQEARLFGLSVLLVGTASFAVALGALLSPVIEARLASALGKMNDAELASLDDHVLVLGYGELTEPILQELETRAPFVVITDDEARADRLADRDLLVVRGDPSDEETIERAGLEAARAVVVATNTDAEDALTVLTVRQLRPDIRIVSAATDRENVIKLKRAGADTVISPATIGGRLMVQSALGREDTEDIADRLLGDE; from the coding sequence ATGGAGTGGGGCGAACGCTGGGGGCTGATCGGCACCCATCTGACGGTCGCGCTGACGGGGATCGTCGCCGTGCTCTCGATCGTCACCGGGATCGCGAACATCAGTGCCCCCGCGGTCGGACTGCTCTACGAGCTGATCGACCTCCCGCTCGTCGTCCACCGGACGGCCGGGTTCACCGGCGCGATGACCGGCTTTCTCATGCTGCTTTCGGCCTATGGGCTCCGCGGCCGCCTCCGTGTCGCCTGGTGGTCGACGGCCGTCCTGTTGCCGATGACGGCGATCCAGGGGCTGCTCCAGTCGAGCGTGCTCTCGATCCCGCTGATCGTGATCTCCGCGCTCGCGATGCCGAACCTGCTCGCGAACCGGGGCCATTTCGACCGCGAGCTCCAGCTCTCGAACACGCAGATCGCCGCCGGCCTCGCGCTGGTGGGCGCGCAGGCCTACGGGACGCTCGGGACCTACGCGCTGCGCGAGGAGTTCGGCGAGGTCGAGACGATCCTCGACGCCTTCTACTTCACGCTGGTCACCGCGAGCACCGTCGGCTACGGCGACGCGACCCCGCTCACCCAGGAGGCACGGCTGTTCGGTCTCTCCGTCCTCCTCGTCGGCACAGCGAGCTTCGCGGTCGCGCTCGGTGCCCTTCTGAGCCCCGTCATCGAAGCCCGCCTCGCCTCCGCACTCGGAAAGATGAACGACGCAGAACTCGCCTCACTGGACGATCACGTACTGGTTCTCGGCTACGGCGAACTCACCGAGCCGATCCTGCAGGAACTCGAGACGCGCGCGCCCTTCGTCGTCATCACCGACGACGAGGCCCGCGCCGACCGGCTGGCCGACCGCGACCTCCTCGTGGTTCGGGGCGACCCGAGCGACGAGGAGACGATCGAGCGCGCCGGCCTCGAGGCGGCGCGGGCGGTCGTCGTCGCGACCAACACCGACGCCGAGGACGCGCTGACGGTGCTGACCGTCCGCCAACTGCGCCCCGATATCCGGATCGTCTCGGCGGCGACGGATCGCGAGAACGTGATCAAGCTCAAGCGCGCGGGCGCCGACACCGTGATCAGCCCGGCGACCATCGGCGGGCGACTGATGGTCCAGTCGGCGCTGGGACGCGAGGACACCGAGGACATCGCCGACAGGCTGCTGGGCGACGAGTAG
- a CDS encoding AI-2E family transporter, producing MNIRKGFLLLLIGILSLLSYWLIEPFMQYFLMAGLLAFVLSPLQKRLESRVGAGIAAFLLILGSFVTLVVPFVVIAALVADDAAELAQQAGGADVEFGGIEGLIAQYTGQQIDIVEQASSYAQDAAEVALGSAAGVLGAATDVVIGLAIAVFILFFLLKDGDSLVAWLNTIIPLPEDVRSELMDRLGDITWAVLLGHVLVAFVQGAVAGIGLFVTGIPNAAFWTFMMIILALLPVIGAFIIWGPAAIYLVATGEPLFGVALFVYGAVVVSVTDEFLRPVIVDRYASMNPSVILVGVVGGLYLVGFMGLFIGPVIVGALKAVLEVFDEHYDRL from the coding sequence ATGAACATTCGAAAGGGGTTTCTACTACTCCTCATCGGGATCCTGTCGTTACTGTCGTACTGGTTGATCGAGCCGTTCATGCAGTACTTCCTCATGGCGGGGCTGCTCGCGTTCGTGCTCTCGCCCCTCCAGAAACGCCTCGAGTCGCGCGTCGGGGCGGGGATCGCGGCCTTCCTGTTGATCCTCGGGTCGTTCGTCACGCTCGTCGTCCCCTTCGTCGTCATCGCCGCGCTCGTCGCCGACGACGCGGCCGAGCTCGCCCAGCAGGCGGGCGGGGCCGACGTCGAGTTCGGCGGGATCGAGGGGCTGATCGCACAGTACACCGGCCAGCAGATCGACATCGTCGAGCAGGCGAGCTCGTACGCCCAGGACGCCGCGGAGGTCGCACTGGGGAGCGCGGCGGGGGTTCTGGGAGCGGCCACCGACGTGGTCATCGGCCTCGCGATCGCCGTCTTCATCCTGTTCTTCCTGCTCAAGGACGGCGATTCGCTGGTCGCGTGGCTCAACACCATCATCCCGCTCCCCGAGGACGTCCGCTCGGAGCTCATGGACCGCCTTGGGGACATCACGTGGGCGGTGCTTCTGGGCCACGTCCTCGTGGCGTTCGTCCAGGGCGCGGTGGCGGGGATCGGGCTGTTCGTCACCGGGATCCCGAACGCCGCCTTCTGGACGTTCATGATGATCATCCTCGCCCTCCTCCCGGTGATCGGCGCGTTCATCATCTGGGGGCCCGCCGCGATCTATCTGGTGGCGACCGGCGAGCCCCTCTTCGGCGTCGCGCTGTTCGTCTACGGCGCGGTCGTCGTCAGCGTCACCGACGAGTTCCTCCGGCCAGTCATCGTCGACCGGTACGCGAGCATGAACCCCAGCGTCATCCTCGTGGGCGTGGTCGGCGGGCTGTATTTGGTCGGGTTCATGGGGCTGTTCATCGGTCCCGTGATCGTCGGCGCGCTGAAGGCCGTCCTCGAGGTCTTCGACGAGCACTACGACCGGCTCTGA
- a CDS encoding AI-2E family transporter: MDVSRGFMLVVIGALGALSLAIAWPFLQYVLLAVLIAYLLAPVYERLEPRIGGTGAALALMVAATGALILPFAAMVAFVGNDAVDLAQRLSDSQVDLGGLEAAIERATGQEVDLPAALGAAAENFAGVFLGSAPDLVGAFTHTLLGIALAAFMLFFFLRDGRRLVDWLFEVTPLPDRVLSDLATRIDDLMWAVLVGHVLVSTIQGFLAGIGLFATGIPNAAFWTLAMVLLALLPIVGAFLVWGPAAAWLVLAGSPVAGGALFVYGAVVVSLSDNYLRPILVDRRARLSPATIMLGVVGGLYLLGVMGLFFGPVIVGAFKVAVETFDEHYVDR, translated from the coding sequence ATGGACGTGAGCAGGGGGTTCATGCTGGTCGTGATCGGCGCGCTCGGCGCGCTGTCGCTCGCGATCGCCTGGCCCTTCCTCCAGTACGTGCTGCTGGCGGTGCTGATCGCCTACCTGCTCGCGCCGGTCTACGAGCGCCTCGAGCCCCGCATCGGCGGAACCGGGGCCGCCCTCGCGCTGATGGTCGCGGCGACCGGGGCGCTGATCCTTCCATTTGCCGCGATGGTCGCCTTCGTCGGGAACGACGCGGTCGACCTGGCCCAGCGTCTGAGCGACAGCCAGGTCGACCTCGGGGGGCTGGAGGCGGCGATCGAACGGGCGACGGGTCAGGAGGTCGACCTGCCCGCCGCGCTCGGGGCGGCCGCCGAGAACTTCGCGGGCGTCTTCCTGGGCAGCGCGCCCGACCTCGTCGGCGCCTTCACCCATACGCTGCTCGGGATCGCGCTCGCGGCGTTCATGCTGTTCTTCTTCCTCCGGGACGGCCGGCGGCTCGTCGACTGGCTGTTCGAGGTGACGCCGCTGCCCGACCGGGTGCTTTCGGACCTCGCGACCCGCATCGACGATCTCATGTGGGCGGTGCTGGTGGGCCACGTGCTGGTCTCGACGATCCAGGGGTTCCTCGCCGGGATCGGGCTGTTCGCCACGGGGATCCCGAACGCCGCGTTCTGGACGCTCGCGATGGTGCTGCTCGCGCTGTTGCCGATCGTCGGCGCCTTCCTCGTCTGGGGGCCCGCGGCGGCCTGGCTCGTCCTCGCGGGGAGCCCGGTCGCGGGCGGCGCGCTGTTCGTCTACGGCGCGGTGGTCGTGAGCCTCTCCGACAACTACCTCCGACCGATCCTCGTCGACCGCCGGGCCCGGCTCAGCCCCGCGACGATCATGCTCGGGGTGGTCGGCGGGCTCTACCTGCTCGGCGTGATGGGGCTGTTCTTCGGGCCCGTGATCGTCGGCGCGTTCAAGGTCGCCGTCGAGACGTTCGACGAGCACTACGTCGACCGATAA
- a CDS encoding nucleoside phosphorylase, producing the protein MAKQPHLLVEPGDLNDIALIPGDPGRVDRIAGLCDSSEVVAENREYKLVNATYEGVDLTICSTGIGCPSAAIAIEELERVGVETVIRVGTTGALQSGIEIGDMIVATGAAKDEGTSKRYESVTYPAVPDYDVLSALVDGAESRDEEVHVGPIASDDAFYAETDEYVENWEEAGILSVEMEAAAVFSLARRKGMAAGAICTVDGNLVEGTQKGETDDEELPEKAKDNVERAIGISLDAVVALS; encoded by the coding sequence ATGGCGAAACAACCACACCTCCTGGTGGAGCCGGGCGACCTCAACGACATCGCGCTGATCCCGGGCGACCCCGGCCGCGTCGACCGGATCGCCGGCCTCTGTGACTCCTCCGAGGTCGTCGCCGAGAACCGCGAGTACAAGCTCGTCAACGCCACCTACGAGGGGGTCGACCTGACGATCTGCTCGACGGGGATCGGCTGTCCCTCCGCGGCGATCGCGATCGAGGAGCTCGAACGCGTGGGCGTCGAGACGGTGATCCGCGTGGGCACGACGGGTGCGCTCCAGAGCGGCATCGAGATCGGCGACATGATCGTCGCGACGGGCGCCGCGAAGGACGAGGGTACCTCGAAGCGCTACGAGTCGGTCACCTACCCCGCCGTGCCGGATTACGACGTGCTCTCGGCGCTGGTCGACGGCGCCGAGAGCAGGGACGAGGAGGTCCACGTCGGCCCGATCGCGTCCGACGACGCCTTCTACGCCGAGACCGACGAGTACGTCGAGAACTGGGAGGAGGCGGGGATCCTCTCGGTCGAGATGGAGGCCGCCGCCGTCTTCAGCCTCGCGCGGCGCAAGGGGATGGCCGCGGGCGCGATCTGCACCGTCGACGGCAATCTCGTTGAGGGCACCCAGAAGGGCGAGACCGACGACGAGGAGCTGCCCGAGAAGGCCAAGGACAACGTCGAGCGCGCGATCGGCATCTCGCTCGACGCCGTGGTCGCGCTCTCGTAG
- a CDS encoding DUF63 family protein — MVLPDGFALPPLAYLLPLLVATVGVVALLLRRRPPVGEATVLAFAPWMIAGAAGHVLGVIDAAPDALSPLLGTPSVYISTFVLAGLVWALGDDRVLAFAGTVAALLAVGAAFAVGYDRGTVVLVWPTVALVLSTGLAAMTWWLFGRALPGAATTTGAAGALVVFGHVLDGVSTAVGIDVLEVHERSPLPRAIMGFAEGLPTAEAIGVGWLFVLVKVALACGIVWLMADYVEDTPGEGFLLLGAIAAVGLGPGTHNLLLFAVGG; from the coding sequence ATGGTCCTGCCCGACGGGTTCGCTCTCCCGCCGCTCGCGTATCTCCTCCCCCTACTGGTGGCGACAGTGGGCGTGGTGGCGTTGCTCCTACGTCGACGGCCACCCGTCGGGGAGGCGACCGTGCTGGCGTTCGCCCCGTGGATGATCGCCGGCGCGGCCGGCCACGTCCTCGGGGTCATCGACGCCGCGCCCGACGCCCTCTCCCCGCTGCTCGGCACCCCGAGCGTCTACATCAGTACCTTCGTCCTCGCGGGGCTCGTCTGGGCGCTCGGCGACGACCGGGTCCTCGCGTTCGCGGGGACGGTGGCCGCGCTGCTCGCGGTCGGGGCGGCCTTCGCGGTGGGCTACGACCGCGGGACCGTCGTGCTGGTCTGGCCGACCGTCGCGCTCGTCCTCTCGACCGGCCTCGCCGCGATGACGTGGTGGCTGTTCGGGCGCGCGCTACCGGGTGCGGCGACGACGACCGGCGCGGCCGGCGCGCTCGTCGTCTTCGGGCACGTCCTCGACGGGGTCTCGACGGCCGTCGGGATCGACGTGCTGGAGGTCCACGAGCGCTCGCCGCTCCCGCGGGCGATCATGGGCTTCGCGGAGGGGCTTCCCACCGCGGAGGCGATCGGCGTCGGCTGGCTGTTCGTCCTCGTGAAGGTCGCGCTGGCCTGCGGGATCGTCTGGCTGATGGCCGACTACGTCGAGGACACCCCGGGCGAGGGGTTTCTTCTCCTGGGCGCGATCGCCGCGGTCGGGCTCGGCCCCGGCACCCACAACCTGCTGCTGTTCGCGGTCGGGGGCTGA